The segment TACTATATAACAATGGATCTCCTAGAGTAATAAATGCTACTTCCTGTCCCTCTTTCAACTCAGCTTGAATCCCATCAACTGCTTCATTCCAAAATTTATCCAATCTGTCTTGGTTATGAGTCATTGGAAAGATTAACTCCTTTATCTTTCCCTCAGTTGAAACTACTTCATCTACTATCGATAAGGCAATGCTATCTTTTCCTGCTTTTGATTTGGGAGCACATATAATATCAACTTTGTCCAAAATACGCTTGGCCTTCAGCGTCATTAATTCTGGATCACCTGGCCCTACTCCTACGCCATAGAATCTTCCTGCCATCTTATCTTCTCCTCTCTCCAACAATAATATAGATAGGATTCTGTGCCTTAAACATATGATAATTACCTACTTCTCTTGTTCGGGTAATACTGACCGTTATTATACTAAAATTATAATCTAATTTGCTTAAAGCTTCTTTAGCTGTTGATAATGTTTCTAAAGTAATAGCATTAATAACTATTCTACCATCAACTGTCATCTTTTCATCAAGTACAGATAATATTTCCGGCAGATGACCGCCGCTGCCGCCAATGATAACTCTATCTACAACTGGAATTTCTTCCAAAGCAGCTGGAGCCTCACCATTAATAACTTCAATATTATCCACTTCAAATTCTTCACAATTTCGATTGATTAATTCTATTCCTTCACTCTCTCTCTCGATAGACCACACTCTACCTTGATCAGCAATCAGCCCCGCTTCAATGCTTAAAGATCCAGTTCCAGCACCGATATCACAGACAATACTATCCCGCTTCAGGCGAAGTTTAGAAATGGTTACTGCCCTAACCTCTTCTTTAGTCATAGGCACCTCATCCCTAATGAAAATTTCATCAGGGATTCCCGGTGTCTGAAAGTTCCACCTACTCATCATAAATCACCATTACTGACATACCGAAGTTATCATAGGTAGTAATTTCCTCTAAACTCCCATCTATTATTCGTTCATCTTCATAAGTCAAGCATTCACCTACAAAGGCCTGCCGATCTTGAATGCCATTATCCAATAAATACTGAGCAATCTCATCAGGAGGAAACTTATGGTCAGTAAAGAAACCAACTTTCTTTTCCTGTTCAATCAATGTCAGCAGTTCTGATCTATCTCTACCATGCAGACTAGTAATCTCAGCATCCTGCCAAACTAACTTTGCTTTAGCAAAGCCTAACTGCAGCGAACTTACCCCAGGCACTACCTTTAATTTATCTTTACTGAAATATTTCGACAGATAATTCAACATACTGTAAAGCCCTGGGTCTCCTGAAACTAAGACAGCTATCTGTTTTGTCTGGTAATTATCTTGAATATAACTTAAAATCCGTCCTAAATCAGCCTTAATTACTATCTCTTCTTTATCTAACTGCGAAAATAATTTTAAAGCCCGCTTACCGCCGATTAAGACATCGGCCTTCGCTGCTAATCGTTCAGTAATCGGTAATAGATATTCCTTACTGCCAGGTCCAATACCTAGGATATAGATTTGATTTTCCATCCTTTAGCTCCTTTCTCTAACGGTACTCCACAGCTACCTACAATCTCCTGCTTCATTGAAAATAAAACAGCTCCAAATTCAATCTTATGATCTACTTTCTCTTCGGCTCTAGCAACTACCCGTTTAGCCAATAGTCTAAATACATCTTCAGCTAAATTAGCTTTTCGCAGAATCTGAATCGTATCTTCGGCAGTATTGGCGGATAGAATCTCCTGAATTAACTGTTGGCTACCGCCTAAACTAGCAGTATAAGCTGCCACTATCTCCAGTCTAGCATCAGCTACACTGCTGTGCGTATTAAAGATACCAGCACCTACTTTAATTAATTTACCAACATGTCCCAAAAGAATAATTTGCTCAATTCCTTTTTGAGCTGCTTGGTCTAACATATAACCGACAAAGTTACTCATCTTAACCCACTGGTTAGTAGGCACTCCCATTCTTTCAGCCATTCTTTTACCATAATTGCCAAAAATAAAGACTAACTGACGATTATCTTCAGCTAGAGCTTGATCAATAGCAACTACCAATGATTCACGATAAGCTTCCTTTGACATCGGCTCAACAATACCAGTAGTTCCTAAAATTGAAATCCCGCCTTCTATTCCCAAACGGGGATTAAGTGTATTATCGGCTAATTCTTTTCCTTCCGGTACTTTAATTTCAACTTTGGCTCCGGTTTCTGGCGGCAAGACCTTCTGAACTGAATTAATAATCATCTCCTTTGGCACAGGATTGATAGCCGGCTCTCCTACTTCCACAGCCAAACCTGGTTTAGTGACTTTACCCACTCCACTACCACCTTCAATCTCAACTCCGCTATCTATTTTACTAACTTCTGCTACTATTTCTATTCCATCAGTAATGTCAGGATCATCACCACCGTCTTTAATCACAGTACAGCTAACTCTATCTTCTTTTATTTTAGTTTCACTTATCTTCAGATCAACTACTATCTCTGCTGGAGTATCTACTTTAACTACATCTACAGCCTGGTCGGAATATAAAATCTTAGCAGCAGCCATAGCCGCTCCGGCAGCAGCAGTTCCAGTAGTATATCCTCGTCTCATTTTTTTACCGCCACGTTCTATGTAGGATTCAAACATTACTTTCACCTCTGTTGGGTATTACTTCATATATAATAAAGCATTAGTAATAGAAGCTGCTACACTACTTCCTCCTTTGCGTCCCCGTACTGTAATAAAAGGTAGATCCATTTTTTCTAATTCTGCTTTAGACTCTTTGGCTCCAACAAATCCTACTGGAGTTCCAATAATTAATTCTGGATCAGCTTCACCTGCTTTTATCAGTTTCATTAACTCAAACAGAGCAGTTGGAGCATTTCCGATAGCAAAAATCTTATTATTAGAATTCTGTACTGCTTTTCGCATAGACATCATCGAACGAGTAATATCCTGCTCTTGAGCTTCTTTAGCCACCTCTTCATTACCGATAAAACATTTCAGTTCCCCTCCAAAGGAGCCTAGCTTACGGCTATTAATTCCAGCCCGCAGCATATTCACATCTGTTACAATATTAGAACCAGATTCTAGAGCTTGAAGTCCTGCTTCAACAGCACCATCAGAAATAATTACTAAATCTTTGAATTCAAAATCAGCTGTAGCATGAATTACCCGTTTGATTACTTTCTTTTCTTGATGACTACATTCTAAATCAGCAACTTCTTTTTCAATAATATCCATACTCTTATCTTCAATTGCCTGTGGATTATGAATAATTTCCAAATTAAACTACCTCCTTAATTTCAACAACTAAATCTCTATAATCATATTAAAAATAAAAAATCCTCAATCTTAAAATCAAGATTGAGGAAGGGACAAAAAATCAATCTACCGTTTAACCTTCCTACTAATCTTTATTCCGAAGATTATGTAGGATCCTAACTAGGCAGGTTTCCTGACTTCTAGTCTATTTGTTAGACTCTACCTTCCTTAGTAGTATACCTAAGTGGCATTTTAAGCCTAACTAACTAGTTACAGTGGCGGATCCGTTCAGGATTTACACCTGATTCCCTATTACCCTTTTGCAACTACAAAAGGCACCTAGTTACTCGCATTATCTATTTAATTAAATTGTACTACACTTAAGATATAAAGTTCTATATATAATGCAAAACTCCTTCCTTATACTTTACTATCTATGATATATTTCAGTTAATCTCTTAAGTTTTTCACTTATATTAACATCTAACATTTCTTCTCTATATCTCCATTTCCAATTCCCCTTAACAGTACCAGGAGTATTCATTCTGGCTTCACTGTTTAAGGAAAGAATATCTTGCAAAGGAGCAATAGCAAGTTTTGATACGGAAGCCCAGGCTGCTTGGATAAAGTCCCAACAAATATTTTCTTCACTACCCTTCAGATATTCTTTGACATACTCCTTAGCTTCATCATCCGCATTATTATACCAACCTAAAACAGTATTATTATCATGAGTTCCAGTATAAACTACTGAATTCTGTCTATAATTATGAGGAAGATGGTCATTGTCCTCTTGAGAGTTAAAACCAAATTGTAAAACTCCCATACCTGGAAGATCAAAATGATCCCTCAATTCTACAACTTCATCAGTAATTACACCTAAGTCTTCTGCAATAATAGGTAATCCTTTCAACTCCTCTTTGACTTTTCTAAAAAAGTCCTTTCCTGGTCCCTGTTTCCACTTGCCATTGACAGCGGTTTTTTCGCCATAAGGTACTGCCCAATAAGCAGCAAAACCTCTAAAGTGATCCAGACGAACAATGTCAACTAATTCTAATGTTGTCTTAAATCTATCTATCCACCACTTATAATTCGTCTCTTTTAATTTCTGCCAATCATATAATGGATTTCCCCATAATTGCCCTGTTTCGCTAAAATAGTCAGGCGGTACTCCAGCTACATTAATCGGCTTCTTATCTTCATCTAAAGTAAAAAGTTCAGGATTAGCCCAAACATCAGCGCTATCATAAGCTACAAAAATAGGAATATCCCCAATTATTTTGATATAATTATGATTAGCATATGCCTTTAATTTATTCCACTGCTTAAAGAAAATATATTGGATAAATTTATGAAAATCGATTCTATTCTTTAACCTTTCTTGATACTCTTTTATAGCTTCTGGTCTTCTCAACTTTATATCTTCATTCCATTTATACCATGGCTTACCATTAAAATGTTCTTTTAGTGCCTTAAAAAGAGCATAATCTTCTAACCATTTTTCATTTTCATTACAAAATCTTTGAAACTTATCATTAATTGATTTTGAGACATTACTTTTGAAGTTTTTAAATGCTTTCTCGAACAGTGAATACTTAAAGTCACTCACTTGATTATAATCTACATAATCTAAGGGAAATTCTCTATCTGTATTTAAATCTTTTTCATCCAGTAGCGCATCCTTTCTTAATCTCTCTAAACTAATTAAAAGAGGATTACCGGCAAAAGCAGAAAAAGATTGATATGGAGAATTGCCATACCCAGTAGGACCTAGAGGAAGTATTTGCCATATTTTTTGGTCTGAAGCAACAAGAAAGTCTACAAATTTATAAGCTTCTTCTCCTAAAGAACCAATTCCGTATTCTCCAGGAAGAGAAGTTGGATGTAATAAGATACCACTTTGTCGTTTAAACAATATTCTACCCCTTTCTAGCTTAATTTAATTATCGCTCCTGTTATTCCTTCGAGTTCAAGATGTAGTTTTCCATCATTAACTAAAACCTCTTTATCCTGATATAATTCTTTATACTTACCATCAGCTACATCAACTTCTATTTCTAAATCAACTGTCTTTTTACCTGCATTCAATAATACCAATATCTGTTCTTCTTCATAACTCCTTTTGAAACTACCAACCTGATCATAATTAATATCCACTCCACGAATATTACCTCGTCGCAATGCTGGTTCTTGTTTTCTAATTTTAATTAACCGTTGATAATGATTAAATAAATCATAGTCTGGTTTAGTATATCCTCTATCCTTCCAAATCATAGTTCTTCTGCAATCCGGTCCATCTTCACCTTTCATACCGATTTCATCACCATAATAAATCATCGGTGCTCCCAGATAAGTCATCTGGAAAAGGACAGTCAACTTCATTCTTTCTTTATTACCATCAACTACAGTTAAATAACGACTAGTATCATGGCTGCCGATTAAATTTAACATAGCATAGTTAGCTTGTTCTGGATATTGAAAATACATTTTATTCAATTCTGATGCAAATTCATCAGCTTTTATTTCATTCAAACCAATAAATCTAAGTGCTGCATCACGAAAACGATAATTCATTACAGCATCAAACTCATCTCCCTGTAAATATTCAGAAGCGTCATCCCAAACTTCTCCTACAATATAGGCTTCTGGGTTAATCTCCATTACGAGTTCACGCCAATCCCGCCAAAAATCAGGCACTGATTCTTTTACCTCATTAGGAACATCCAATCTCCAGCCGTCAATCCCAGCACACAGATTCCCATTACCTTCAGGGTCCATCCATTTCTCTGTAACTTGAAAAATATAATCTTTAACTTCGGGATTCTTAACATTTAATTCTGGCAAGTGGCCAAATCCCCACCAGCAATCATAATTAGGCGGATTCTCTTTATCTTGTTTACAAAGCGGTACTATCGGAAAACTATGGATATTATACCAATCTATATATTTAGAGTCTTCTCCATTTTCTACAATATCCTGAAAAGCCCAATGTTCATAACCAGTATGATTAAAGACAGCATCAAAGATAACTTTAATGCCATAACGATGTAGATGCTTAATTAATTCAATTACATACTCTTCTGAAGCTTCAAGATCTCCTTTAATAGCTAGCGTATCATCAACTAATTCATATCCTGCCGTATTATATCTATGATTAGCAGTCCCTTTAAATATAGGATTAAGATAAATAGCATTAATTCCTAATCGTTTAAGGTAAGGAATCTTCTGTTTAATCCCCTGCAAGTCTCCACCGTAAAAGACATAATATCCTGCCTTAGGATGTATTTCGTTCTTATTATCATAAAATTCTGTCTCTTCAGTTAGTACGGGAGGGTTAGGCGGTAATCCTTTTTCCCAGTCAGGAATTACGGCATCATGCAGAGTATCTTCATCCTTATATATTTCAATCTTTTCTGGATCATTTTCTTTGCACCCATTATAAAATCGATCAGGAAAGATTTGATAAAAAATAGCATCCTTAACCCAATCCGGAGTTTTATAGATATCTACCTGTGATAAATCATACTGAAAAGGAGTTAAATTGATGGAAGTTTCTTTATTATTAGTTTCCTTTCCCCCTTGTTGATCATACCAAATAACTTTATCCCCATCATTAATTTCAAAATAATACTCAAACTCAGGATTTTCTAAATCAATAATTGCTTTATAAAAATCAAAATAATCATAAGTAGCAAAATTCTCAAGCTTCACTTTCTGTGGCCTGCTGTCATTATAATGCAAAATCACCTTCTCAACATCATTTTTCCTTGTTCTAAAACGAATAGAAATTCTCTTTCTAGCTAATGGATTAGCAAACTTAACTTCTTCATTATTATGAGATAAAATCTCTAAATCAATTATGCCATCTCCCTTAACCGCAGCTTTAACCTCTGGTTCATCCCCTACTACAATCACACCATTCTTCCCACCAAATCCGTCATCAACATAATAATCAGCTTCCGAAGGCTTTTGCCAATTATCATCATTGATCACAAACTTATATTGATATTCTCCAGGTTCTAATCTTAATGTCACCTCATAAGTTCCGTCTCCATTTTCATCAGCCATCGGTGTTCTATCTAGATCCCAATTATTGAAGTCACCAATTAAATTGACACTATCCACCGAAATCACTGGTTTATAAGTAAAAGTAACTTCAAATTTATCTTCCACACTATATTCCCCCAATATCTTTTTTAACTTTCTTTCCCAATAATTATACTCTTATAATATAAATGGTAGTTATAGTTTATAATAAATTTTGGAACTAAAATCAGATTATTTCTATTTATACTTTTTAATATTATCTTATAATAAATATGTTATTTTTATACATTATATCCTTTAAGGTTTTGCTAATTCATTTCAACGCTACTATTAATTCCTCCTGCTTTTTTAGCAAATGAAAATCCCTGATCATAATAACCAGGGATAAAATGTTTATTTATCTTCCTTTATACCGTCAAACATATTCTCGCGAACTACTTCTATATCATCAGTCTGATCTACTTTATCATCTGATTTTATTTCTACTTCTTTATTATTTTTTAATTTTCTTTTTAAAATTCTCATAAAGAATAGAACACCAATCCCAAACAGAACTATAAATCCAATGATCCATTTCATCTTTTTCTACCTCTTATAACCTCCTTTTTAAGCAGAATCATCTTTCGATTTATATATAATTTATTCTCTTTTAAGTCATATCGGAACCTATTTTTAGTAATTATATTTCTTTAAATAAATAATTTATATATATAAGATTTTAATCTTTCATAAAAAAATAGCTAACCCCCTCTTAATAAAGAAGTTAGCTTAAAAACTTAAATCTTTTATTAACTTTGTGATTAACTCTTAACGAAATTACTTATCTTTATACATTTCTTGATCTGCTTTATTAAAAATTTCATATAAATCCTGACTTTTCTCTTCCTTAACAGCACTACCTAAAGATATTTCCAACGTTTCAGGTAATTCTTCTTTCTTATTATATTCTTTAATTTTATCTTGAATACGGTTACATATTTTTTGAGCTATATCAGAATCTGTTTCCGGAAGTAGTACAGCAAATTCATCTCCACCTATACGAGCTGCAACATCTTCATTTCTTGTAGCTTCATCAAAGATTTCACTAATTTTCTTTAAAAATTTATCGCCAACATTATGACCATAATTATCATTAATAAGCTTTAACTTATCCATATCACCAATAATTATGCTTATAGGTAATTTTACTGAATTATTTAACCTTTTAATTTCTTTTTCAAAATACCTTCTATTATAAATCCCAGTTAACTCATCATGAAAAGATAAATACCTGATTTTTTCTTCTCTTCTTTTTCTATTATCAATATCCTGCTGAACACCTACAGCCCGTATTGGATTTCCTTTTTTATTTCTTTTGAAGACTTTACCAGTATCTTTTATCCATTTGTAATTACCGTTCTTAGTTTTAACTCTATATTCGGCTTGATAATATGGAGTACAACTATTTAAATGTTTATCTAATTTTTTTAATACTCCCTTTTTATCATCTTCATGAATTAATTCTTTCCAACCATTAACTGAAATATTTATCTCTTCAGGCTCATATCCTAACATTTCTGTCCATTTATTATTAAATTCAATCTTAGAAGTTTTCATATTCCAATCCCATACACTTAGATTTGCTCCCTCGACTGCTAATTCTAATCTCTCTTTAGCTGCTTTTAATTTCTGTTTGTTTCTTCTTCTTTCGGTAATATCTTCTGCTGAACAGATTACATATTCCACTTTATTATCTTCATTTATCTTAGGAGTTTTAGTAATAGAAAGTAATCTCTTCTCATCATTTTTATCTCTAATCCACTCTTTTGTTTTAATTTCACTCTTTTTTATAAAAGGAACTTTATTCTTCTTAACCCAAGTTTCAGCTTCTTCATTGTTAATAAAATCATAAATACTTCTATTTTCAACTTCCTCTCTAGTTTTTCCTAAAAAGCTAAGATGAGCTAAGTTAACAGTACCATATGTTTCTGGATCTTTAAGATACCAAATCTGAGTTTGAACATTATTTAACAATAAGTTCTGTTTTTCATTCTGAATTTCTAATTGTAATTTACTAAAATTTAGCTTTTTCTGATATATATATAATAATATACTACTAATTATTAAAGCAAGAATAAATCCAAAAAATAATAAACCAACCATAATATTATTTAAAATATAATTAATCAACTCAATTATCTTAAAACTCGCTATACCAATCGTGTCATTAACTTTACCTGGAGTCGGAATAACAAAGTAACTCCATTTTGATATATCTCCTTTCTTTCTTCCCCAAGATACATTTTCTTTTTGAATAGGAAAAGTAAATTCATCGATTATTTTATTCCCTTCAGGATTAGTTAATATTAAAGCTTCCCCATTACCAGATAACTTAAAACTAGTATGCAAAGGGCCTTCATCAGTCTCATCATCTGCCCAGATAATCAAATATTCTCCTGGTTTAATAAGTGTTTTATTATTATTGTTCTTCGGAAATTGCCATTTTTTAATATTACTAGGATTATCAGATAAATAATATCCTGTCAAATCAACCGCTTTGTCTCCTTTATTATGAATCTCCAGCCAATCATCATAGTCTCCATCATTATCACTTACAACTGAACGATTTATTGGCATTAATTCACTAATATAAAGGTCTTGAGCTTTTATAGAATAACTAAAAGATAATAATATAAAAAAAATAAATAAGATCACCAAAAAACGCTTCTTTTTTAATAATCTTTCCATATCTATCAGCCTCCAAATAATAAAACCTAGCTAAGTCTATTTATTGCCTAAAATTCATTTCATATCTTACTGAATTCTTTATTATTATCTTTAGCTATATTAAGAAAAATTCTATCTTTAATAGTAATAACCTTATCTTCGAGCTACTTTTTTTATTTGAACATTTGTACTACTAATCCCTTTTTAAAATATACAATATAATAATATAAAATCAGAATATAATTATAACAATTTAAAAAGCCTATCTTTCTAGTAAATTTACTAGAAAGATAGGCTAAAACAAAAATATTTTAGTAATTATTTTTAATATTTCTTAATTGAACCAAATGACGTTTTTCTTCTAAAATTAATTTTTTTAATGCTTCTATTGTATCATCATCTTCTTCAACTTCAATTAGCTCTTGATAAAGTAACAATGAATTTTTTTCAGCATCAATTCCCATTTCAACAGCTTCTTCTAAGTTATGGGCAATATCATTTGTAGCCTCTTCGGTACTAGGAAAAACTTTAGTATCGACTAGAGATTTAAGATAACCATTAACTTGTTGATTATATAAATAATCTCTAGTTGTAGACTTATCTGCTTCATCAAATTGAGCTAATAAATCTTTAAAATATTGATAATGTTCTTTTTCATCATCACGAAGCTGAGCAAAAATTTCTTTTACTTTTGGTTCAGTATTAACCTCTACACATTTCTGATAAAACTTTTTACCTTGTTCTTCAATATTCATAGCCATTTTTAAAACTTCTAGTGAATTAAATTGTATATCCATACTACTCCTCCTTTATATGTATATGTGTTATTATTATAATACTATTAAATAGTTTGATTATCAATTTGAAATTTAATATTATATCAAATATTCATCTAGCCATAACTTTATTTATTTTTAATCAGATAATAATTATTCTACTGCTTCAAACTGCTCTTTGCCTACACCACAAATAGGACATTGCCAATCTTCTGGTAAATCTTCAAAATCAGTTCCTGGTTTAACATCATTATCTGGATCTCCATTGTCTGGATTATAGATATATCCACAGACTTCACATTCATATTTACCGCTTTCTTTACTATTTGCTGTGCTTTCCTCAACATAACTTGGAGCTGACTTAGGAGTTTTCCCATTCTTAACTTGATGATAATAAGCATAAGTCATCGGTTCTTGTTTATTAAAGTTTTCAGTATTAACTATATTACAGATAAAGAGGGTATGAGTTTCGACTTCTACAATGTTTATTACTTCCGCTTCTACATAACCCAAACTATGTTCTAATAAAACAGGCGCTCCTGTTTGACCTAATTTATAATCAACATCTTCGAACTTATTGATATCTCTACCACTATTGAAACCAAAGTTACCTATTAACTTTAAAGGAGTTTCTTTTTCTAAAATGGAGATACTTAACACTTTACTTTCTTTCACTAGCTGATTAGTATAACTATCTTTATTCAAACAAACAGAAATGGTAGGAGGATCAGCACTAGTCTGTACTACAGCATTAGCCATTAAACCATTAATCTCATCGTCACTTTTAGAACTAATAACATACAACCCATAACTAATATTTTTCATAACATCTAAATCCATTTACTTGCCTCCTTTAATAATTATCCAAATCATTATTTAAAGCTTAATAGAAGTAATAACTTTTTCATCAGGATCTAAAGTAGGCTTCCAAATTTCTATCGCCTTCGTCTGAGTGTAAATAGATTGAGGAAAACCATCTAAAGCAACACAGAGATTATTTAAATTTGATTTAGGAATAGGATTCTTAGCAAATAAATTACTTATTAACGTAATATGAAACTGCCATTCATCATAATTATCGATTGTGGAAATACCCTTCTTGGTTAATTTTTCATTTAATTTATCAGCTAATTTTACTAAAGACTCTGTTTTATTAACTTCTAATACTAAAAAATCATCTTTCACATTAAAACATTTGAAGTTTTCAATCGATATCCTAACTTCTTCTGTTAAGTTTGCTAAATTATTCACAATTTCTATTCCAGTATCAACTGAGTCATCCTTAATTCTATTTAAAGTTATATGCAATTCTGGATAATTACCATCAGGATATAAATTATATTTTTTAGCTATTTTTCGCCGAAATTTCAATAAAGGTTTTAAGCTCTTTTTAGGCAAAGTCAAGACTACAAATACTTCTTCCAATTCATCTAATTCCATAGCTTAATCCTCCTAATCAACAAGCATAATTACCTACCATATCAATGTGCTTAAACAAACATTTGCAAATTCCTTACTAATTTACACCATCTATTACTATAATAATTTTCTTTTGCTTAATTATTCAATTTCATAGCAAAATTGTCATCTAATTCTCCAGCTACTTTAACTCCTATATCTCGTTCCGGATATACAATTTCATCAACTCCTACTTCCTTTAATAATTCTCCCTGCAATTTATCTTTAGCTTTAGCAATTATATAAAAAACATTAAATTTATTTAAAATAAAGGTAGCTGCAAGATTATCATATAAGTTTTTTCCTATTCCTACAATACCTACATCAAACTTATCTATTTCAAATTTTCCCCAATTTTCCTCATTTATAAAGTCTGCCTGAACAGCATAAGTTGAATAATCAACTGCCTTTTGTACTCTTTTTTTATCCTTATCTATTGCTAATATTTCATGTCCTTTTTCGAATAGTTCTTTAGCTAAAATTAAGCCGAATCTTCCAACTCCAATTATTATTATATCTTTCATGAATTTTCCTCCCGTCATTTAATCCTTAACAGGACATAGTAACAGCTAGATCTTCACCAGCCTGATAGGCTTCCCTCAAAATATTTTCTCTTTTACTCACATGCACTTCATCACTATTGGATATGACTATTTTCCCTTTCCAATTAGTATTAGTTACTTTAAAAAACATCTCCATAACTTT is part of the Sporohalobacter salinus genome and harbors:
- the rd gene encoding rubredoxin — translated: MDLDVMKNISYGLYVISSKSDDEINGLMANAVVQTSADPPTISVCLNKDSYTNQLVKESKVLSISILEKETPLKLIGNFGFNSGRDINKFEDVDYKLGQTGAPVLLEHSLGYVEAEVINIVEVETHTLFICNIVNTENFNKQEPMTYAYYHQVKNGKTPKSAPSYVEESTANSKESGKYECEVCGYIYNPDNGDPDNDVKPGTDFEDLPEDWQCPICGVGKEQFEAVE
- a CDS encoding ferritin-like domain-containing protein; protein product: MDIQFNSLEVLKMAMNIEEQGKKFYQKCVEVNTEPKVKEIFAQLRDDEKEHYQYFKDLLAQFDEADKSTTRDYLYNQQVNGYLKSLVDTKVFPSTEEATNDIAHNLEEAVEMGIDAEKNSLLLYQELIEVEEDDDTIEALKKLILEEKRHLVQLRNIKNNY
- a CDS encoding potassium channel family protein, with translation MKDIIIIGVGRFGLILAKELFEKGHEILAIDKDKKRVQKAVDYSTYAVQADFINEENWGKFEIDKFDVGIVGIGKNLYDNLAATFILNKFNVFYIIAKAKDKLQGELLKEVGVDEIVYPERDIGVKVAGELDDNFAMKLNN
- a CDS encoding 2'-5' RNA ligase family protein is translated as MELDELEEVFVVLTLPKKSLKPLLKFRRKIAKKYNLYPDGNYPELHITLNRIKDDSVDTGIEIVNNLANLTEEVRISIENFKCFNVKDDFLVLEVNKTESLVKLADKLNEKLTKKGISTIDNYDEWQFHITLISNLFAKNPIPKSNLNNLCVALDGFPQSIYTQTKAIEIWKPTLDPDEKVITSIKL
- a CDS encoding diguanylate cyclase, translated to MERLLKKKRFLVILFIFFILLSFSYSIKAQDLYISELMPINRSVVSDNDGDYDDWLEIHNKGDKAVDLTGYYLSDNPSNIKKWQFPKNNNNKTLIKPGEYLIIWADDETDEGPLHTSFKLSGNGEALILTNPEGNKIIDEFTFPIQKENVSWGRKKGDISKWSYFVIPTPGKVNDTIGIASFKIIELINYILNNIMVGLLFFGFILALIISSILLYIYQKKLNFSKLQLEIQNEKQNLLLNNVQTQIWYLKDPETYGTVNLAHLSFLGKTREEVENRSIYDFINNEEAETWVKKNKVPFIKKSEIKTKEWIRDKNDEKRLLSITKTPKINEDNKVEYVICSAEDITERRRNKQKLKAAKERLELAVEGANLSVWDWNMKTSKIEFNNKWTEMLGYEPEEINISVNGWKELIHEDDKKGVLKKLDKHLNSCTPYYQAEYRVKTKNGNYKWIKDTGKVFKRNKKGNPIRAVGVQQDIDNRKRREEKIRYLSFHDELTGIYNRRYFEKEIKRLNNSVKLPISIIIGDMDKLKLINDNYGHNVGDKFLKKISEIFDEATRNEDVAARIGGDEFAVLLPETDSDIAQKICNRIQDKIKEYNKKEELPETLEISLGSAVKEEKSQDLYEIFNKADQEMYKDK